In Anolis carolinensis isolate JA03-04 unplaced genomic scaffold, rAnoCar3.1.pri scaffold_14, whole genome shotgun sequence, the following proteins share a genomic window:
- the etv3 gene encoding ETS translocation variant 3, which translates to MKAGCPIVEKPEAGGGYHFPDWAYKTESSPGSRQIQLWHFILELLQKEEFRHVIAWQQGEYGEFVIKDPDEVARLWGRRKCKPQMNYDKLSRALRYYYNKRILHKTKGKRFTYKFNFNKLVMPNYPFINIRPTGVVPQSAPPVPTASSRFHFPPLDSHSPTEESHHGRFSGRALVPPSGTEGLNNGSLGEKSSPVPELDSGSPDWRHGVDPLASRNSSSAAAAAALGGMGPQKRKPDLVLPLFGRSGMYPDPHSPFAVSPLPSRGGILNVPISPALSLTPTFFSYSPSPGMSPFAPGGSCFSFNPEEMKHYLHSQACSVFNYHLSPRTFPRYPGLFVPPFPCPQVPPEDQAPFPIKLQPPPVGRKNRERLESGGGGPRASQPPPASPPHIKTEPVSDPELECRESPKRDLVGREEGASAAGAPNYQEQEKDALFARPVTPTWVAVSPPPSQANTPVVEKPKQEEGMADRTGPPESVGEALAPEKREDAVMPPKLRLKRRWNGDRQAEVSEEGNVRHPIWGSRLDTPHILLAPKAAMDT; encoded by the exons ATGAAGGCAGGTTGTCCCATTGTGGAGAAGCCCGAAGCTGGCGGAG GCTATCACTTCCCAGACTGGGCCTACAAGACGGAATCCAGTCCAGGCTCCCGGCAGATCCAGCTCTGGCACTTCATCCTGGAGCTGCTGCAGAAGGAGGAATTCCGGCACGTCATTGCTTGGCAGCAGGGCGAATACGGGGAGTTTGTCATCAAAGACCCTGACGAAGTGGCCCGGCTGTGGGGCCGGCGGAAATGCAAGCCCCAGATGAACTACGACAAGCTGAGCCGGGCCCTCAG ATACTATTACAACAAAAGAATCCTCCACAAGACAAAAGGGAAGAGGTTCACCTACAAGTTCAACTTCAATAAGCTGGTGATGCCCAATTACCCCTTCATTAACATCCGGCCTACCG GGGTCGTCCCGCAGAGCGCACCTCCTGTCCCCACGGCTTCTTCCCGCTTCCActtccctcctctggacagcCACTCTCCCACCGAAGAATCCCACCATGGCCGCTTCTCCGGCCGGGCCCTGGTGCCCCCGTCTGGCACAGAGGGTCTCAACAACGGCTCCCTCGGCGAGAAGTCATCTCCGGTGCCCGAACTGGATAGCGGCTCCCCGGACTGGCGCCATGGCGTGGACCCGCTGGCCTCTCGCAACTCCTCCTCtgccgctgccgctgccgccCTGGGTGGCATGGGCCCCCAGAAGCGTAAGCCGGACCTGGTGCTTCCTCTCTTCGGCCGGTCAGGGATGTACCCTGACCCGCACAGCCCGTTTGCAGTCTCCCCACTCCCGTCCCGCGGAGGCATCCTGAACGTCCCGATCTCGCCCGCCTTGTCCCTGACGCCCACCTTCTTTTCCTACAGCCCCTCCCCTGGCATGAGCCCCTTTGCGCCCGGGGGCAGCTGCTTCTCCTTCAACCCCGAGGAGATGAAGCACTACCTCCACTCCCAGGCCTGCTCGGTCTTCAACTACCACCTGAGCCCCAGGACCTTCCCTCGCTACCCGGGCCTGTTTGTGCCCCCGTTCCCATGTCCCCAGGTGCCTCCGGAGGATCAGGCCCCCTTTCCCATCAAACTGCAGCCCCCGCCGGTCGGGCGCAAGAACCGGGAGAGGCTGGAGAGTGGCGGAGGGGGGCCCAGGGCTTCTCAGCCTCCTCCGGCATCGCCCCCCCATATTAAGACGGAGCCTGTCTCCGACCCGGAGCTGGAATGCAGAGAGTCCCCAAAGAGAGACCTGGTGGGGAGGGAGGAAGGTGCCAGTGCAGCTGGGGCCCCCAATTATCAGGAACAGGAGAAAGATGCTCTCTTTGCCAGGCCGGTCACCCCTACCTGGGTTGCAGTATCACCACCCCCCAGTCAGGCTAACACCCCGGTTGTTGAAAAACCCAAACAAGAAGAAGGAATGGCTGACAGAACAGGTCCCCCGGAATCTGTGGGAGAGGCACTGGCACCAGAAAAGAGGGAGGATGCTGTAATGCCCCCCAAGCTGCGCCTGAAGCGCCGCTGGAATGGAGACCGGCAGGCGGAGGTCTCCGAGGAGGGCAATGTCAGGCACCCCATCTGGGGCAGCCGCCTGGACACCCCGCATATCCTCCTGGCCCCCAAGGCTGCCATGGATACTTAG